The Pseudarthrobacter sp. NS4 genome includes a window with the following:
- a CDS encoding nitrite/sulfite reductase, with protein sequence MTDTALAGASADSAATKRPARPSRPAAKPHGQWKVDGKTPLNANETWKQEDDGLNVRERIETIYAKEGFDAIPGQDLHGRFRWWGLYTQRKQGIDGGKTATLEPHELEDKYFMLRVRIDGGALTTEQLRVIGQISVDFARDSADLTDRQNIQLHWIRVEDIPEIWNRLEGVGLSTTEACGDVPRVILGSPVAGIAKDEIIDPTPLIEELGERFIGNPLLSNLPRKYKTAITGHPSQDVVHEINDFALVGIRHPELGIGYDLWAGGALSTNPMLGKRLGAFVKPEQAADVWLGVTSIFRDYGYRRMRTKARLKFLMADWGPEKFRQILEDEYLGYKLADGPAAPRPTTPGDHIGVHEQKDGKFFIGATPLAGRLSGSTLVKLADTLEARSSYRLRTTPHQKLVVLDVEKDHVEPLVAELDALGLSARPSVFRRGTIACTGIEYCKLAIVETKHTAATAVAELERRLADLAASGELPHALSLHINGCPNSCARIQTADIGLKGMMLPTPDGDPSPGFQVHLGGGLASSDREEAGLGRTVRGLKVYVDDLPDYVERVVRTFVAQRAEGQTFAEWAHAADEEALQ encoded by the coding sequence ATGACTGATACAGCTCTAGCCGGAGCGTCCGCGGACTCCGCTGCCACCAAGCGCCCCGCCCGCCCGTCCCGTCCCGCTGCAAAGCCGCACGGACAGTGGAAAGTGGACGGCAAAACGCCCCTGAACGCCAACGAAACCTGGAAACAGGAAGACGACGGCCTCAACGTGCGCGAGCGTATCGAGACCATCTACGCCAAAGAGGGCTTCGACGCCATCCCCGGCCAGGACCTGCACGGCCGGTTCCGCTGGTGGGGCCTGTACACCCAGCGCAAGCAGGGAATCGACGGCGGCAAGACCGCAACACTCGAGCCGCACGAGCTCGAAGACAAGTACTTCATGCTCCGCGTGAGGATCGACGGCGGTGCGCTCACCACCGAGCAGCTGCGCGTCATCGGCCAGATCTCCGTGGACTTCGCCCGGGATTCCGCTGACCTCACCGACCGCCAGAACATCCAGCTGCACTGGATCCGGGTGGAGGACATCCCCGAGATCTGGAACCGCCTGGAAGGCGTTGGCCTGTCCACCACCGAGGCCTGCGGCGACGTACCCCGCGTCATCCTGGGCTCGCCCGTGGCCGGCATCGCCAAGGACGAGATCATCGACCCCACCCCGCTGATCGAGGAGCTGGGGGAGCGCTTCATCGGCAACCCGCTGCTGTCCAACCTGCCCCGCAAGTACAAGACCGCCATCACCGGGCACCCGAGCCAGGACGTGGTCCACGAGATCAACGACTTCGCCCTGGTGGGTATCCGCCACCCCGAACTCGGCATCGGGTACGACCTCTGGGCCGGCGGGGCGCTCTCCACCAACCCCATGCTCGGCAAGCGCCTCGGCGCCTTCGTGAAGCCCGAGCAGGCAGCGGACGTATGGCTGGGCGTCACCAGCATCTTCCGCGACTACGGTTACCGGCGCATGCGTACCAAGGCCCGCCTGAAGTTCCTGATGGCCGACTGGGGCCCGGAGAAGTTCCGCCAGATCCTCGAGGACGAGTACCTGGGCTACAAGCTGGCCGACGGCCCCGCCGCGCCCAGGCCCACCACTCCGGGCGACCACATCGGCGTGCACGAGCAGAAGGACGGCAAGTTCTTTATCGGCGCCACCCCGCTGGCCGGCCGGCTCTCCGGTTCAACCCTGGTGAAGCTTGCGGACACCCTCGAGGCCCGCAGTTCCTACCGGCTGCGCACCACCCCGCACCAGAAGCTCGTTGTCCTGGACGTCGAGAAGGACCACGTTGAGCCCCTGGTGGCCGAGCTGGACGCCCTGGGCCTGTCCGCCCGTCCGTCCGTATTCCGCCGTGGCACCATCGCCTGCACGGGCATCGAGTACTGCAAGCTGGCCATCGTGGAGACCAAGCACACGGCCGCCACCGCCGTGGCCGAGCTGGAACGCCGGCTGGCGGACCTGGCGGCCTCCGGCGAGCTGCCGCACGCGCTGTCCCTCCACATCAACGGCTGCCCCAACTCCTGCGCCCGCATCCAGACCGCGGACATCGGACTCAAGGGCATGATGCTTCCCACGCCCGACGGCGACCCCTCCCCGGGTTTCCAGGTCCACCTCGGCGGCGGGCTGGCTTCCAGCGACCGCGAGGAAGCAGGCCTGGGACGCACCGTCCGCGGCCTGAAGGTTTACGTTGACGACCTGCCCGACTACGTCGAGCGCGTTGTCCGGACGTTCGTTGCCCAGCGGGCCGAGGGCCAGACCTTCGCCGAGTGGGCCCACGCAGCAGACGAGGAGGCACTCCAGTGA
- a CDS encoding sirohydrochlorin chelatase, translating into MNSPVMIACAHGTSNTQGAAEVNALRAEIAALRPGLDVREAYVDVQQPDLVDVVAGLPEGESAVVVPLLLSVGYHVKVDIARAVKSRPGSAAAAPLGPDPRLAALLDQRLREAGVTDNDVIVLAAAGSSNPNAAISVEELLGQLQELRPNRMVAAYGASAKPSVPDAVAMLREELDGGAGAGESAGAVYVGGRVVIASYLLAPGFFHDQLAKAGADLVTEPLLPSPVLAEIALERYDAAVAKSRDAATSAAPEEPAEEPAKAPEKDPAQAPRKEPADAQQGGFFKAVRRFVTKYFPR; encoded by the coding sequence ATGAACAGCCCCGTCATGATCGCCTGCGCCCATGGGACGTCGAACACACAAGGAGCCGCGGAGGTCAACGCCCTGCGCGCTGAAATCGCCGCCCTCCGCCCCGGCCTCGATGTCCGGGAAGCGTACGTGGATGTCCAGCAGCCCGACCTGGTGGACGTGGTGGCGGGCCTGCCGGAGGGGGAGTCCGCCGTCGTGGTGCCGTTGCTGCTGAGCGTGGGATACCACGTGAAGGTGGACATCGCACGGGCAGTGAAGAGCCGGCCGGGCAGCGCTGCGGCCGCACCGCTGGGCCCGGATCCCCGCCTGGCGGCGCTGCTTGACCAGCGGCTCCGCGAAGCCGGCGTGACGGACAACGACGTGATCGTGCTGGCCGCCGCCGGCTCGTCCAACCCCAACGCCGCCATCAGCGTGGAGGAATTGCTGGGCCAGCTCCAGGAGCTGCGGCCCAACCGGATGGTGGCCGCCTATGGTGCCTCCGCCAAGCCTTCCGTGCCCGACGCCGTCGCAATGCTTCGCGAGGAACTGGACGGGGGTGCCGGGGCGGGGGAGTCCGCAGGGGCGGTGTATGTCGGCGGGCGGGTGGTGATTGCCTCGTACCTCCTGGCACCGGGCTTCTTCCACGACCAGCTGGCCAAGGCGGGCGCCGACCTGGTCACCGAGCCGCTGCTGCCGTCCCCCGTGCTCGCAGAGATTGCCCTGGAGCGGTACGACGCCGCCGTCGCAAAGTCCCGGGACGCGGCCACTTCGGCAGCTCCGGAAGAGCCAGCGGAAGAACCCGCCAAAGCGCCCGAAAAAGACCCCGCGCAGGCACCCAGGAAGGAGCCGGCCGATGCACAGCAGGGTGGCTTCTTCAAGGCCGTTCGGCGTTTCGTGACGAAATATTTCCCTAGGTGA
- a CDS encoding demethylmenaquinone methyltransferase, whose product MNRASLDKRPDEVATMFDDVAPKYDVVNDVLSMGQTRRWRKVVVDAMEVYRGQRVLDLAAGTGTSSEPYADAGIDVVACDFSLGMLKVGKRRRPDIDFIAGDATNLPFADNTFDATTISFGLRNVNEPKKALQEMLRVTKPGGRLVIAEFSQPVVPLWRTMYTEYLMRALPAIAVKVASNPDAYVYLAESIRAWPDQDHLAAWLQETGWENVTYRNLTGGIVAVHRAFKATESTPDGGAAAIAAHKGPVAKLRRNIVR is encoded by the coding sequence GTGAACCGAGCATCCTTGGATAAGCGTCCGGACGAAGTAGCCACGATGTTTGACGACGTCGCACCGAAATACGACGTCGTTAACGATGTCCTGTCCATGGGGCAGACCCGCCGGTGGCGCAAGGTGGTGGTGGACGCCATGGAGGTTTACAGGGGCCAGCGCGTCCTGGACCTGGCTGCCGGCACGGGCACTTCCAGCGAGCCATATGCTGATGCAGGCATAGATGTAGTGGCCTGTGATTTCTCACTCGGCATGCTGAAGGTCGGCAAGCGCCGCCGCCCGGACATCGACTTCATCGCCGGTGACGCCACCAACCTGCCGTTCGCGGACAACACCTTCGACGCCACCACCATCTCCTTTGGGCTGCGCAACGTCAACGAGCCCAAGAAGGCGCTGCAGGAGATGCTCCGCGTCACCAAGCCCGGCGGCCGCCTGGTCATCGCCGAGTTCTCCCAGCCCGTGGTCCCGCTCTGGCGCACCATGTACACCGAGTACCTCATGCGCGCCCTGCCGGCCATCGCCGTCAAGGTCGCCTCCAACCCTGACGCCTACGTCTACCTGGCCGAGTCCATCCGTGCCTGGCCGGACCAGGACCACCTGGCCGCCTGGCTGCAGGAAACCGGCTGGGAAAACGTCACCTACCGCAACCTCACCGGCGGCATCGTGGCGGTGCATCGCGCTTTCAAGGCAACCGAGTCAACGCCCGACGGCGGTGCTGCCGCGATCGCTGCGCACAAGGGCCCGGTGGCCAAGCTGCGCCGCAACATCGTCCGCTGA
- a CDS encoding polyprenyl synthetase family protein yields MTNPADHSWTRAGHGMTDAEPSLNTSAIATGLQLPAGFAAIAGDAELGPAITNNLARVEKKLREAIANSDPLADATSRHLVEAGGKRIRPLLTLLCAHLGDASLPAVVQAAVVVELTHLATLYHDDVMDSAPFRRGAPTAHEVWGNSVAVLTGDLIFARASILVSELGSRALGIQARTFERLCLGQLHETVGPRPDEDPIEHYLSVIADKTGSLVAASGQLGAIFAGADPAYENVLVEYGEKVGVAFQLADDVIDVTGVKVKSGKSPGTDLREGVPTLPVLLLRKAAQDGDGSAVELLRLIDGDLTSDDALAAAVAGLRDHPVTAESWIVARRWADEAVTALDPLPDGVVKESLSNFALAVVDRAS; encoded by the coding sequence GTGACCAACCCCGCAGACCACAGCTGGACACGTGCCGGACACGGCATGACCGACGCTGAGCCTTCGCTCAACACCAGCGCCATCGCCACCGGCCTCCAGCTGCCGGCGGGATTCGCCGCCATCGCGGGGGACGCCGAGCTGGGACCTGCCATCACCAACAACCTGGCCAGGGTGGAGAAGAAGCTCCGCGAAGCCATCGCCAACTCGGACCCGCTGGCTGACGCAACGTCGCGTCACCTGGTGGAAGCCGGCGGCAAGCGCATCCGGCCGCTGCTCACCCTGCTGTGTGCCCACCTGGGCGACGCCTCCCTGCCTGCAGTGGTGCAGGCCGCCGTCGTGGTGGAACTGACGCACCTGGCTACTTTGTACCACGACGACGTCATGGACTCCGCCCCGTTCCGTCGCGGCGCCCCCACCGCCCACGAGGTCTGGGGCAACTCGGTAGCCGTGCTGACCGGCGACCTCATCTTTGCCCGCGCCTCCATCCTGGTGTCCGAGCTGGGCTCGCGCGCGCTGGGCATCCAGGCCCGCACCTTCGAGCGCCTGTGCCTGGGCCAGCTGCACGAGACCGTGGGCCCCCGGCCGGATGAGGACCCGATAGAGCACTACCTTTCCGTGATTGCCGACAAGACCGGTTCGCTGGTCGCAGCTTCCGGCCAGCTCGGTGCCATCTTCGCCGGGGCTGATCCCGCATACGAGAACGTCCTGGTGGAGTACGGCGAAAAGGTGGGTGTGGCTTTCCAGCTCGCCGATGACGTCATCGACGTCACCGGCGTCAAGGTAAAGTCCGGCAAGTCCCCCGGAACCGACCTGCGCGAGGGGGTTCCCACCCTCCCGGTCCTGCTCCTGCGGAAAGCCGCTCAGGATGGCGACGGGTCCGCCGTCGAACTTCTCCGGCTTATTGACGGGGACCTGACTTCCGATGATGCCCTTGCTGCTGCCGTGGCCGGCCTGCGCGATCACCCCGTCACTGCTGAATCGTGGATCGTCGCCCGCCGCTGGGCCGACGAGGCAGTCACGGCTTTGGATCCGCTGCCCGATGGCGTGGTCAAGGAGTCGTTGTCCAACTTCGCACTGGCAGTAGTGGACCGCGCCAGCTAA
- a CDS encoding phosphoadenylyl-sulfate reductase codes for MDATVAGAPKHRSKEELKALAESGAAELGWDAPARDVIAWVERNFDLPAVAVACSMADAVLPALVADQLPGVDVLFLETGYHFPETYATRDEVAANLRVNVVDVLPENTVEQQDRLLGKDLFARDAAQCCALRKVAPLRRTLSGYEVWFTGVRRDEAPTRTNTPLVTWDEANGLVKVNPVAAWTFDQLVQYSDDNLLPVNPLLSQGYPSIGCQPCTRKVAPGADPRAGRWAGSDKTECGLHV; via the coding sequence GTGGACGCCACCGTAGCCGGCGCTCCCAAGCACCGCAGCAAGGAAGAGCTCAAGGCCCTCGCCGAGTCCGGCGCCGCCGAGCTCGGCTGGGACGCCCCTGCCCGCGATGTTATTGCCTGGGTGGAGCGCAACTTCGACCTGCCCGCCGTCGCCGTCGCCTGCTCCATGGCCGACGCCGTCCTGCCCGCCCTCGTTGCGGACCAGCTGCCCGGCGTCGACGTCCTGTTCCTGGAGACCGGCTACCACTTCCCGGAGACCTACGCCACGCGCGATGAGGTGGCCGCGAACCTCCGCGTCAACGTGGTGGACGTCCTCCCCGAGAACACGGTGGAGCAGCAGGACCGGCTCCTGGGCAAGGATCTCTTCGCCCGCGACGCTGCCCAGTGCTGCGCCCTCCGCAAGGTGGCCCCGCTGCGCCGTACCCTGTCCGGCTATGAAGTGTGGTTCACCGGTGTCCGCCGCGACGAAGCACCCACCCGCACCAACACGCCGCTCGTGACCTGGGACGAGGCCAACGGCCTGGTCAAGGTCAACCCTGTGGCCGCGTGGACTTTCGACCAGCTTGTCCAGTACTCGGACGACAACCTCCTGCCCGTCAACCCGCTGCTTTCCCAGGGTTACCCCTCCATTGGCTGCCAGCCCTGCACGCGGAAGGTGGCGCCCGGCGCTGACCCCCGCGCCGGCCGCTGGGCAGGCTCCGACAAGACAGAATGCGGACTACACGTATGA
- a CDS encoding type IV toxin-antitoxin system AbiEi family antitoxin domain-containing protein, with the protein MDISDYLQRRGGVARTSQLERAGFGRAAVNKAVAEGNIVRSSRGVYGIPSGVNPLLQAVKHGGLLTCLSAAPAYTLWTLKDAAALHICRSHPVQTSGLFEHGRPKHPKHAWLPVAGLADVLLHGLRCLPELESLVMVQSAVGRGDISLEFLYSRSTGRRNGKTRKILDMVIPRADSVLEVLANSHFARAGLRVRRHVLIPGVGEVDFLIEECLVVETDGSTHFEPRSVKKDQRRNNKSILGGYLVLRYYYEDVVYSPDDMVAEVLAVLELRRCGVFPRGEEWERTQMRNF; encoded by the coding sequence GTGGATATCTCGGACTATCTCCAGCGGCGTGGCGGGGTGGCGCGAACGTCACAGCTCGAACGGGCCGGGTTTGGCCGCGCGGCAGTGAACAAGGCAGTCGCCGAGGGCAATATCGTCAGGTCCAGCCGTGGTGTCTACGGAATTCCGTCGGGGGTGAATCCTTTGCTGCAGGCTGTGAAACACGGAGGGCTGCTGACCTGCCTGTCGGCAGCACCGGCGTACACGCTGTGGACCTTGAAGGATGCCGCAGCTTTACACATCTGCCGCAGCCATCCGGTGCAAACGTCCGGCTTGTTTGAGCACGGCCGGCCCAAACATCCCAAGCACGCGTGGCTCCCGGTTGCAGGCCTGGCGGACGTGCTCCTGCACGGTCTGCGATGCCTGCCCGAGCTGGAGTCGCTGGTCATGGTGCAATCGGCCGTGGGCAGGGGCGACATCTCACTGGAGTTTCTGTATTCGAGGTCAACCGGGCGGCGAAACGGGAAGACACGGAAGATCCTGGATATGGTGATCCCCAGGGCAGACTCCGTACTCGAGGTGCTCGCCAACAGCCATTTTGCAAGGGCGGGTCTACGGGTACGGCGCCATGTCCTCATTCCAGGCGTGGGTGAGGTCGACTTCCTGATCGAGGAATGCCTTGTAGTGGAGACCGACGGGTCCACGCATTTTGAGCCACGGTCCGTCAAGAAGGACCAACGGCGGAACAACAAGAGCATTTTGGGCGGCTATCTGGTGCTCCGGTACTACTACGAAGACGTCGTCTATTCCCCAGACGACATGGTCGCTGAGGTCCTTGCGGTGCTCGAGTTGAGGCGCTGCGGCGTTTTCCCGCGAGGGGAGGAATGGGAGCGGACGCAGATGCGTAACTTTTAG
- a CDS encoding trimeric intracellular cation channel family protein, with translation MTFPFDFALVWLDLAGVFFFAVSGSLLAARKRFDILGSLLLASLVSLGGGVIRDIILNTVPAAFTNPAYLVPPLLATFLVYFLFSSLQRFTSLLVLFDAGGLALFCITGTLKALSLGMNPFAAVLLGVATAVGGGLLRDITANEIPQLFNARDLYALPAFSGSALTSVLWVSGSFNALSACLVAAVVFAFRVVAWRRSWYVPLAVRGWHRAGLEGGESRVRD, from the coding sequence ATGACCTTCCCTTTTGACTTCGCCCTGGTTTGGCTGGACCTGGCCGGTGTCTTCTTCTTTGCCGTCTCGGGATCGCTGCTGGCCGCCCGGAAGAGGTTCGACATCCTGGGCTCGCTCCTTTTGGCCTCGCTGGTGTCGCTCGGTGGCGGCGTGATCCGCGACATCATCCTGAATACCGTCCCGGCAGCCTTCACCAATCCCGCCTACCTGGTGCCGCCGCTGCTGGCGACGTTCCTGGTGTACTTCCTGTTTTCCAGCCTGCAGCGCTTCACCTCCCTGCTGGTCCTGTTCGACGCCGGCGGGCTGGCGCTGTTCTGCATCACCGGCACGCTGAAGGCCCTTTCGTTGGGGATGAACCCGTTCGCGGCGGTCCTTCTGGGCGTCGCAACTGCAGTAGGCGGCGGGCTGCTGCGCGACATCACTGCCAATGAGATCCCTCAACTGTTCAATGCGAGGGACCTTTACGCGCTCCCCGCGTTCAGCGGATCGGCTCTGACCTCTGTGCTGTGGGTGTCGGGTTCATTCAATGCACTGAGTGCGTGCCTGGTGGCGGCTGTCGTTTTTGCCTTCCGGGTGGTGGCATGGCGCCGTTCCTGGTACGTTCCGCTGGCCGTCCGCGGCTGGCACCGGGCGGGGCTTGAGGGCGGCGAATCACGGGTCCGCGATTAG
- a CDS encoding geranylgeranyl reductase family protein produces MKVLIVGAGPAGSTAAYYLAKAGIEVTVLEKTSFPREKVCGDGLTPRAVREIQKLGLPHPENDGWRRNKGLRLIAGGRSIELPWPEVSDFPQYGLIRTRLGFDEELARHAQAAGAAILERHSVTEAIHSENGRVTGVRAALLDESGRKTGETRGFSADVVLAADGNSTRTAVSLGIQKRDDRPLGVAVRTYFTSPRTDDDWMEGWLELPGRGGKLLPGYGWVFGVGDGTSNVGLGILNSSKEFGKLDYKQVLREWTAGMPADWGFTPENQVGEIRGAALPMGFNRTPHYSPGLLLLGDAGGMVSPFNGEGISYAMESARFAAEFIIEASSRTAASAGTYDADAHLSRYADYVRDQWGSHFTLGRAFAALIGKPAVMKLALRTGMPIPVLMRFVVRLLANLTDPSAKGLEDRVIRVLESLVPATSNTPSASNQRYPQQKVRVNQ; encoded by the coding sequence GTGAAAGTACTGATTGTCGGCGCGGGTCCGGCCGGATCCACCGCCGCGTACTACCTTGCCAAGGCCGGCATCGAGGTCACGGTGCTGGAAAAGACCAGCTTCCCGCGTGAAAAGGTCTGCGGCGACGGCCTCACGCCACGCGCCGTCCGGGAGATCCAGAAGCTCGGCCTGCCGCATCCCGAAAACGACGGCTGGCGCCGCAACAAGGGACTGCGCCTCATCGCCGGCGGACGGTCAATAGAACTGCCGTGGCCAGAGGTTTCCGACTTCCCGCAATACGGCCTGATCCGCACGCGCCTCGGCTTCGACGAGGAACTGGCACGCCATGCCCAGGCCGCAGGGGCTGCCATCCTTGAACGGCACAGCGTCACGGAGGCCATCCATAGCGAAAATGGCCGGGTAACGGGCGTCCGCGCAGCGCTCCTGGACGAGTCCGGACGCAAGACGGGCGAGACGCGTGGGTTCAGCGCCGACGTCGTACTCGCTGCGGACGGAAACTCCACGCGCACCGCTGTGTCGCTCGGCATCCAAAAACGCGACGACCGCCCCCTCGGCGTTGCCGTCCGCACCTACTTCACCAGCCCGCGCACCGACGATGACTGGATGGAGGGCTGGCTGGAGCTCCCCGGCCGCGGCGGAAAGCTGCTGCCCGGATACGGCTGGGTGTTCGGCGTGGGCGACGGCACCTCCAACGTGGGCCTCGGCATCCTGAACTCCTCGAAGGAATTCGGCAAGCTCGACTACAAACAGGTCCTGCGCGAATGGACCGCCGGCATGCCCGCCGACTGGGGCTTCACCCCGGAGAACCAGGTAGGCGAGATCCGCGGCGCCGCGCTGCCCATGGGCTTCAACCGCACCCCGCACTACTCACCCGGCCTGCTGCTACTCGGCGACGCCGGCGGCATGGTCTCCCCGTTCAACGGCGAGGGCATCTCCTATGCGATGGAGTCCGCACGTTTCGCCGCCGAGTTCATCATCGAGGCCTCCTCGCGCACGGCTGCTTCGGCCGGAACGTACGACGCCGATGCGCACCTTTCGCGGTACGCGGACTATGTCCGGGACCAGTGGGGATCGCACTTCACCCTGGGCCGCGCGTTTGCCGCCCTGATCGGCAAACCCGCCGTCATGAAGCTCGCACTGCGCACAGGCATGCCCATCCCGGTGCTGATGCGGTTCGTGGTCCGGCTCCTGGCCAACCTCACGGACCCGTCGGCCAAGGGCCTCGAGGACCGGGTGATCCGCGTCCTGGAGTCGCTGGTTCCGGCCACATCCAATACCCCGTCTGCTTCGAACCAGCGGTATCCGCAACAAAAAGTTAGGGTTAACCAGTGA